GAAGGCGTGATGGTTGTTGTGCCACCCCTCGCCCATGCCCAGCAGGCCGAAGATCGGGTTGTTCCGGCTCTCGTCATCGCCCGCAAAGGGGCGGCTGCCCCAGAAGTGGCAGACCGAGTTAATGCTCCAAGTCACGTGGTGAACAAAGAACGTGCGAACCAGCCCGCCCCAGACGAAGCCGAGCAAGGCGCCGTGCCACGACATCGTCAGCAGCCCACCGGCAATGGCCGGAATCGCGAGACCCAGCAACACGAGCGCGGGGAAATAACGGCTGATCGTCCGCACGACCTTGTCGCGGCGAAGGTCGCCCACATATCGGCGCAAGTCGGTCGGTTGCGGGGCAAACAGCCATCCCACGTGCGAGTGCCACAGCCCCTTCATCATGCCCATAAACCCTTCACCATGCAGGTGCGGCGAGTGCGGGTCGTTCTCCTGATCGGCATGCTGATGGTGCCGGCGGTGCATCGCGACCCACCACAAGATCGGCCCTTCGACGGCCATCGATCCCAGCACACCGAGGATGCCCGTGACCACCGGACCCGCCTCGAACGACCGATGCGTGAACAGGCGGTGGTAGCCCATCGTGATGCCGAACGCGACCATCAGGTACATGCCGAGCATGATGCC
This region of Tepidisphaeraceae bacterium genomic DNA includes:
- a CDS encoding fatty acid desaturase; the protein is MTQTVVEPVHAHSPSHTHAHTHAHGHTHEAISPALKAINLVMVVLPFLGLIAAMTVLWGSHFNWLFLGIMLGMYLMVAFGITMGYHRLFTHRSFEAGPVVTGILGVLGSMAVEGPILWWVAMHRRHHQHADQENDPHSPHLHGEGFMGMMKGLWHSHVGWLFAPQPTDLRRYVGDLRRDKVVRTISRYFPALVLLGLAIPAIAGGLLTMSWHGALLGFVWGGLVRTFFVHHVTWSINSVCHFWGSRPFAGDDESRNNPIFGLLGMGEGWHNNHHAFPTSARHGLWWWQIDFTYLMIRLMEICGLVRKVKVPTREAIEAKRARMAAGQTVTVD